From Pangasianodon hypophthalmus isolate fPanHyp1 chromosome 10, fPanHyp1.pri, whole genome shotgun sequence:
AACCGGGGACATACCTAAATTATGGTATCAATGATTGAGAAAAGACGTTTTCCAATATCTTACCAGTTATGGCTACTTTGCCTCTGCAAGGCGTTCCATTCTGTGAATCTGAAGTCCTGTAAGACAAAAAGATATTTCACTAAAGCCTTCACAGTTTCCCACCACATATGATTTTTGTGTGATATGTGTGCGCACACATTCTCCTGCAACAGTAATATATGAGCACACCATGTCGGACCTCTTTCTAAGACTTCCATTCACATCCTGCAGCTCCTTCCTCCTCTGTGCCTCGGTCATGTAGGCTTTGATTCGTGTGTTGCAGGTTAACAGGCTCTTGGCTGCATCGAGGATCTGTTCTCTCTTGGTACTGGCCACCAGAAGCTTATATGCCCCTGCTCTCATTCGCATCTCAAAGTCCATCTTCTCTTGGAGATTACAGTCCTAAGAAAAAACCAGCATCAGAGATTAGCAGTCAGATTTTGCAGGTTCACTCAAATCAGGGTTAAGGCGGACAACAGgtgcacacacaaagaaatggGGAAAgacatcattttaaatgtagGTTACTTTACTAAATGCACAGAATGGCACAAGAACTATCATTTATAATGCCACAGGGAAGCATTTCCACCAGTCTTCTCTGATTGATTCCACATGGCAGGTTTTAAACAATGGTGCGAGTGCACAGAGACAGGCATGGAAAAGATCTTTGTATGCAAGTGGGTGGAGAGGGAATAGCATCTGGTGAATGAAGACACAGACAGACCTAAACAATGGGAACTTGTACCTAGAAAACCAGTTTAAATCAGgctgaaaaaaaagctgttcaattttatttttattattcactaAATGATTTATTCCTTCATAAATAAATCTTAACCTAAGTGGAAGAGAAAGTAGATGTGTTCGTTAGGACACAAATGAAAAACCAGTGTAGTTTGTCATTCAGGCATGTAAACAGTTTCACTGGTTTTGTTCTCACCtgaaggaataatgaatgaacaggtgGTTAGCTTGGACATGTTTATGACtggagtgaaataaataaataaataaataaaaatagataaataaataaatgaatatatttttacatacttTACACTTTAACTTCAGTCAGTTAACTTCTTAACGTTACTTCTCATTCATTCTTCACGTTAAAAGTGGTTATTTAGTGTCGAGCAGGGCGCTAGCTAGGTCGCGCGATGTTTTATAGCTAATAACATCAACAGCTATGTGAAACAATAAACTTGAAAAACATGTCTGGCTTGTTGTCCTCTTGTTACATACCTTCAGCAAGGTAACGTTAAACACTATTTTGACTAAACAACATGAACATACCTCGTTTTGTACAACCAAGACACCGTCTCTtatcttcttcctcttcatctccATGGCGAGGGATGAACATGACGATATGCTGGACCTTGTCCTATCGTTCCGTTTAAACATTCGAACGTCCCGCGGTGACTCCATACTGGCTCCTTCCCGCAGCCAAGCCCCTCACGAGCTCAACAAACCGACCGACTCCACAGCTCTGATTCAACCAATCGCGTTCCTTCGTGCCTCGCCGTTGCCTAAACAACCACAGGGCTGTACCACTTTTGAATTTGAAATGTAGGCTTgaaaatgaatattcataaatacGCTGATTAATTTTAAGCGGCTTTaagatttattaatatttatggtATTTTAGAAATTTTAACTAGcatatgttgttattttttgtgtatatcTTTGCATAGAAATGGTTGTACTTCCCATGCCTTTTGTTAGGCTCTCCCGTCTGTGCTCGAATGGATCAACCCGGTTGTCTGTCGCACTCTGCATGCTAATGACTTCTTCTCAGCAAAGCTTATCAAATCACTGTAGCTGACCTAGCCACTGGACAATATCACTGTATCAGGGAAAAGCGGTTAGTGTCGTTATTTGTGTTCAAATCACTATCGCTGAAGGACACCGTTCAGGATTTCAGCAGTGATGCCTGTGACACCTGTATCACTGTTACAGCAGGCTAGCTGAATAAAAAAACGAGCATCACAGCCAGTCAGCCACAGGTCCAACACATCCCAATGATCGTCATCTGAAAAGCGGCGTCCGACCCAAAGCGTTATTATTCCACCAGCTCACCTGGACCGGGCTGCAGGGTGAAACCGTGTTTAAGCAGGTATGCATGCGAGCTACAGCTACATGACGTTATAACAGTATGTAGATGACTGACTGCATGACTTGGTGTGACTTTGGGCTGCTTTTTCAGGAGCTCACAGTAATAAGTGCACGACTCAAGCCAATATCTCCTTCTATAACGAGCTCCTCTGCTTTGATAGGGAAAGCTGAAATGAGCCAATAATCGCATTCATTTCACATATGAGTTTGTGCACGAGCAGAAAAAGCTCTGAATCTGCCTTATGTATGTACGTCATGCGAAATCCTGTGGTTGTCTGTGGGGTAATGAACACAGGGGGAGTACATCAGACAATACAGCCTGAAATATGTTGAAGCATACTGAGATGAAACTGCGGTTTTAACTACCAAAAAGCATGGGATTGCAGTTAGAGAATGATAGCAAGTCAGTGCATATGCAGGATATGGAGTTCTCCTACTTGTGAACTGGGCCCAGCAATGATTTAATAGGGGATTTAAGTGATTGATGAtgtgaatgaatattttaataagaaCATGCATTAGACAGAGGAATTGCAGTGTATAGACACAGACGTAGTGCTACTTGTAGTAATATGCATTGTTGCTATATGTGTATGAAAGGTTTCTGTCATCCAGTTTGAAGATTATTACATTACTATATTACTAACTCAAAGATGACTAGATTTGCAGATCACAAATGAACATCAAGTAAAGACTCTGCATTAATTGGTGGGTGGGGTTATCAAATTCTGCCTCAGAACTAAGAAACTGCGATGTTTCACTGGCAGGTTGAAATGCAGCAAAAGTTGTGTACGCGCAACACAACCTTGTTCGTGGAAAACGGCCAGGCTTGTGGTGCAGGGGCTCCATCTCCACCCCCGTTCCGATGCCCCCGGTGTGGAGAGCATGAGCGCTTCCACAGCCTGGCTGCGTTGCGGGCCCACCTCGACTACAATCACACGTACGATCCAAGGCACAACCTCAGCCTCCCTACCAGCAGGGGGTACTTACGCTCTGACAGCAAGAGAGCCACTGCTGAGACCCAGACAACAAAGGATGCAGGCACTGACACGCGTTCACACCAGTTCCCATTCAGCTCTGATCCCCTTCCACATGACCAGACTGCAGACACGTGCCCAGAACAGCCTGCTTCCCCAGAGAAGAATGCCGCTAGTGGGGAGTTGTCCATTGGCACCAAGCTCCTCTCTGCTCCAGTGCCCTCGGTGGGGCAGAGGCTGGAGGGCATGATGAGGACGGCCAGTAGCAGCATGGAGCGACGGCTGCTCCGGCTCAGCTCAGAACTGGCCCACACTGACACAGCACTTCTGTGTGAGCGCGCACACTCGCACCACCTGGCCCAGGAGCGACAGGAAGTGCTGGAGCGGGAGCAAGCTCTCAGCAGACAGGTGAACGCTGCCGTCATGGTCATTGCCACGCTGCGCCAGCAGCTCAGCATGTCCGAGCATGAGCTGGAACGGAGGGAACAGTGAGTGCAACCTGAAACACAATTGCAACAaaattatgtgtgttttttaattggCAGATTAGTCAAATTACTTAACATGTCAAGATAATAATAGTTTGTTACTGGTTGTAGGGAAGTGCTTGCTATTCAGAAATTTCTAGAAGCAGCAGCGCAGCATGAGATGTGCGGGAAAGTCCGTTTGCGGCGGTTCATCGAGGGCCTCCTACGACGCATTGCCCTGGCTGAAAGGCTGCTGGAGTATTACCAGAACACTCCCCATGAACACTACTGCACAGCCCACACGGTATGTCACAGGCCACACTGTTAGACTTGGGGCTCATTACACAACCTGATCCGTATCCTGCATGCGTCAAAGTAACAGTGTTAGCTACAAAAATAAGCATTATGAATTGTCTATCGTAAGACATGTAAGACCCACTCTTACAACTCTGTTATTTGTCCAGGTGGCTCCTTTAGCTGAGGCAGGTCCCCAAAGAATAACCAAAAGCAGGTATGGCTTggatttttttagattaatgTTGAGCTTGTAATTTGCACAGTCTGCACTTGGTTGCTTGTTTGTATTAGATTTTTAAGACAGTAAATTTAGATGTTGATTGGGAAATCTTTTCCTGATTTCCCCTTGTAGCAGTCTTGCTTTTCCATATTACTTATTCATGGAGAATCACACAAGGCTAGTAGAAATGGTTCTTTAGTGTATAAGTAATGATTTCCCAGGGCCATCTCTGTTCCCtatgttttatttgtatcctgtcctgtgttttattttatttttatttttttgtatgtgcTTTGGGGTTTAGCATCTTTCTGCCATATCCTGACTTTAAATGATGAGTtgtgttgttgatgatgttgtgTCTGCATGTtcagatgtgttttatttatggtATATGCTATAAGGAATCTGCAGCCTACATGTTCTGATTTTTACCACTAGGTCTACAGGAGAGCAACTGGTCCATGACGAGGAACTGTCACATGGGCATCAGGCTGGGTGGGGAGCATCCCGGGCCTCTGGGGAGAGACGGGGCCATCATGGCTGGGTCCAGGGCAAGAGGTCAGATAGTTATGAGGTTTAGATGTCTGGCCTGAGCCTTTCacttaatgtactgtatatgtttaaaatatagtGTATTGAAATTGTATTTTAAGCAAATATATAGACAAAAgaagcattaaaaaatatataacattcctggaaaaaaaatatctgaccTGGATCTCATACGGAGAGATCTTTTTCAGCAAAATGTGGAAAGGCAGTTCGTCTTGGTAGCACTCTTAATCTTATCTGCTTGGAATATTGTTTAGATCAGGGTCCTGTAGGACTCAGCTGTGTCTAGTGATGGCATGTTACTGTTCTGATAATCAGAAAACTCACCTTGTGGAATGCCTTTACACTCCTTCTGTAGTGCTGTGAAGGTGCTAGCATACTGCTGACATTGTGGACACATGGTGAGACTGCCCTTTAAATCTAATACATATTGCTACCTAGGTTAATAGTTTACATTCTGATGAATTGCAAACTGATTCTATATTATGGGAATTGAATGTTTGTTCATATCTAACCATTACACAATTCAAtgcagtgccttgcataagtatccCCCTgcacttaattgggattatgtGTCAATAATCTACACTAAAAACTCATAATATTGATGTGGGggaatatagtttgcaaaattatttagaaaGTGACTTCCACCTATGGGCGAGTAAAGTGTCATatgatttcaatataaatacacctgttcctggaaggcccGAGAGAGAATTATACCTAAACGAACAGCATAATGAAGACCAAGGATCTAtcaagtccaggacaaagttctggtaaagtatcagtcagggtctggttataaaaaaatatcccatACTTTAAACATTCTGTGGAGCATCATTAAAGCCTTTATTAAAACATGGAAAGAATGTGGCACAACCACATCTCTGCCTAgcggaggccatccaccaaaagtcTCTCTATGTTTGgtggaaacccaacactgctcatcacctcGAGAACACCATACAGTGCAGCATGGTgttggtagcatcatgttgagagtTGCTCTTGGCCTCTAGGTTACATCTTTGCTTACTAATGCCCTTCTTACACAGTCACTGAGTTTTTGGTGGACCACTGCCTCTAGGTAGGGTTGCAgctgtgccatattctttccatttttatacCTCTGTCactaggtggtggaggcatttagttttcaggttgtctgtgtgtctgagatTCTTGTTCAcgcaatatctcaagaacaagtgggtGAATGTAAGCAGAAgaattgattagattttggaattatGCAAACAGCGAGCGGCAGGATCTTTCtccaatagcttccttcctgtttttaagtgtattttaaAGGTATTTGAGGCATAGAACTTGGTAACAAGAAGAACTAGACTAATTGGCGACACATATCCCTGATGTCGCTGTTGGCATCAAGTTGTACTTGTTTAATAATGGGTTTAATGTTGCTccatgggatgttcaaaattttcaaaatacaattttttgtaACTAAACcttgttttgattttgattccttggtcttcatgatacTGTTTGTTTAGTCATATTCTGTAACAAACCTTTCCAGGAATagttgtatttatattgagatcacgtAACGCTTTACTTGTGCACAGGTAGACTTGCACACAACTgattgcaccagaactaatttaggggtttcagagcaacatttaggtttttttttttttattgcaaataattctaagggggtgaatacttatgcaaggcccACTCAAAAAATATCATGCAAAGAATTTGTAGTACTTTAAATTTATGTATGTGAGTCGACAACACATACTAAAAGACAGTGTTATCCAAATATTAAATTTGTtagttgttctgtgtttgtttttcttcatttaacgGTGCTGTTGCACACAGTGAATGTCTGAGATATTGATATTATCTGAATGCATTAGTGCATATAATCAATATTTTAGTGGTGCTGTTGCCTGGGGCTGTATACCCATATCATAACCAGTATTATCATAACCAGTATAGTCTGTGCTATGTGAAATGCCTCCTAACAGTAGCCAGGCGCATGTAAAATTCCacattaacaagaaaaaaatatcttacGGTCAATATTAGCTCAACTtgctttttatataaacaaaactgATGTGTGAATAGGTTGGGCATTTGACACTGCAGTTTGACCTGTGTGAGGTGGCAGTAACCAGAGCAATAGCACATTTTAAGCTCTGTTTTGGTACATTTTGGTGCAATTTATGTAGCAGTTATAAAGTTTAGAGAGTAGCCTACatgttcagttaaaaaaaacaaaacaagaattGGTGTTCAGTTATAACGTTTAGAGAGTAGCCTACATGTtcagttaaagaaaaaacaaaatttgttctttaaaaatatatgagaTGTCTCTCAGTTTATTGTATTTTCCAAAGTATTAAATAGTTTGCACATTGTTTCTTAATCATTGTGAATATGTTCTACTTTtgttggaaaaagaaaacataacatGTTAGATGTTGCTCTAAATGATCTTTAAGCCTTGCACACAATAATCTTATCCTTTTCAACATAAATATCAAATCTTTTGACCTACTCGTCATGATTTTGTTTATGGTATATATTTCTGGTGGCAGTGcagtcatagaaaattaatgattGTCAAACCTTGGTGTGATGATTGGTTATTCGTTTTAATAATTCACTTATTATTACCCAGTTCCTGATACATTTAAATGTCCGGTTCATAacatttaaaagtttttctAGACCCgtaataatgatataattaaaaaaaaaaaaaaactgatttgcaATATTGCATTGCAATGAATCCAGCtaagttctttattttttttcaggctgtttacattttaaaattaagctGCTCttttaacattacattacattattattattattagcattattacattttaatactaATATACTTACAGTACACACAATGAAAGATCTTGACTGATTTATCTAGGCTCTTATCTATTGCAGAATGTTGAATATAAGTAGATTGTGGATCatgcatgtttatttgtttgcttctGTCTGGATTTATGACAGAATTAATGAGGTGTTTACAGAGCACTGACTGAAATCAGAATGTAGTTTGATTTCATAATTCttgatttattataaataatattgttaACACGGAATCAAATACTCCTTAGTTATAAGTTGAAAAGCAGAACTGCAGAGTAGTTGAGGCTTGAAGAAGATGACATTTTCCCAtattagtgttt
This genomic window contains:
- the znf365 gene encoding protein ZNF365, coding for MQQKLCTRNTTLFVENGQACGAGAPSPPPFRCPRCGEHERFHSLAALRAHLDYNHTYDPRHNLSLPTSRGYLRSDSKRATAETQTTKDAGTDTRSHQFPFSSDPLPHDQTADTCPEQPASPEKNAASGELSIGTKLLSAPVPSVGQRLEGMMRTASSSMERRLLRLSSELAHTDTALLCERAHSHHLAQERQEVLEREQALSRQVNAAVMVIATLRQQLSMSEHELERREQEVLAIQKFLEAAAQHEMCGKVRLRRFIEGLLRRIALAERLLEYYQNTPHEHYCTAHTVAPLAEAGPQRITKSRSTGEQLVHDEELSHGHQAGWGASRASGERRGHHGWVQGKRSDSYEV